The Microscilla marina ATCC 23134 genome includes a region encoding these proteins:
- a CDS encoding glycosyltransferase family 2 protein, producing the protein MPQISAVIITYNEEQNIGRCIDSLQGVADEIVIVDSFSTDGTEAICLKRGVKFVQHKFEGHIEQKNYAITQATHPCVLSLDADEALDDELRQSILAVKENWTADGYKMNRVTNYCGKWMWYGGWYPDTKLRLWKSHKGAWGGLNPHDEFMMEEGAKIVHLKGNLLHYSYYSVEGHISQMNKFSSISAKSYYDKGKRSNVFLIVTKPLVAFLKAYLLKRGFLSGYYGFVIGIMDAQTTFLKYVKLREYQQQQKNK; encoded by the coding sequence ATGCCTCAAATAAGCGCAGTTATTATTACTTATAATGAAGAACAAAACATTGGACGCTGCATTGACTCATTGCAAGGTGTAGCAGATGAAATTGTGATTGTAGATTCTTTTTCTACTGATGGTACAGAAGCTATATGTCTTAAGCGAGGAGTAAAGTTTGTACAACACAAATTTGAAGGGCACATAGAACAAAAAAACTATGCCATTACCCAAGCTACTCACCCCTGTGTGTTGTCGCTGGATGCAGACGAGGCGCTGGACGATGAATTACGCCAATCTATTTTGGCTGTGAAAGAAAACTGGACGGCGGATGGTTATAAGATGAATCGGGTAACCAATTATTGTGGCAAATGGATGTGGTACGGAGGATGGTACCCTGATACTAAGTTGCGTTTATGGAAAAGCCACAAAGGAGCTTGGGGAGGTTTGAATCCACACGACGAGTTTATGATGGAAGAAGGTGCCAAAATAGTTCACCTTAAGGGCAACCTACTCCACTACAGTTACTATTCGGTAGAGGGGCACATAAGTCAAATGAATAAATTCTCATCTATTTCTGCCAAAAGTTATTACGACAAAGGCAAGCGTTCCAATGTATTTTTGATTGTGACCAAACCTTTGGTTGCTTTTTTAAAAGCTTATCTATTAAAGCGTGGCTTTTTGAGTGGTTATTATGGTTTTGTTATTGGTATCATGGATGCCCAAACTACTTTTCTGAAATATGTAAAACTGAGGGAATATCAACAACAGCAAAAAAATAAATAA
- a CDS encoding glycosyltransferase family 4 protein, whose product MIKTGILCSSDAWGGLEINILNLAKWLTERGHQISIFCRDGSTISNKAKEAGVTTHHYVCKGKHFKFGAARRLARLLDKAQIPTLLIGHYEHFYIGIMSKRYSQQPLKAVYLQQMQMKHRKRDLYHRYFYKRLDAWIVPLDLLKKQLLQNTGIAEQKVHVIPLTIEVGRFADAMKHREESRKAFKIPPNAFVAGIIGRIDKEKGQEYLIKAVEILEHQDLHIYGLCIGAETVGGEKGHLRYLEKMAVERHLMDLIHFRPFVDDAPKAFAALDVFVMASRSEPFGMVTVEAMASGLPVIGTDAGGTTELLDYGKAGILIPPENEQAMAEALKKIYHDHQLREQLIEIGRKRAKENYSHTTQCTKIEALFEHL is encoded by the coding sequence ATGATAAAAACAGGGATTTTATGTAGTTCTGATGCCTGGGGAGGGTTAGAGATCAATATTTTAAATTTGGCAAAGTGGCTTACTGAACGCGGGCATCAAATCAGTATTTTTTGCCGTGATGGCTCTACCATTTCCAACAAAGCCAAAGAAGCAGGTGTAACAACGCACCATTATGTATGTAAAGGCAAACATTTCAAATTTGGGGCAGCACGACGTTTGGCACGTTTGCTCGACAAGGCACAAATACCTACGTTGCTCATAGGGCACTACGAGCACTTTTATATAGGCATTATGAGCAAGCGCTACTCACAACAACCCCTCAAAGCAGTGTATTTGCAGCAAATGCAGATGAAACACCGCAAGCGAGATTTGTACCACAGGTATTTTTATAAACGCCTGGATGCCTGGATAGTACCGCTTGATTTGCTCAAAAAACAATTGCTACAGAACACAGGTATTGCAGAACAAAAAGTACACGTAATACCGCTTACTATAGAGGTAGGTCGTTTTGCCGATGCAATGAAACACCGGGAAGAGTCACGCAAGGCATTTAAGATTCCACCCAATGCTTTTGTGGCAGGTATTATTGGACGTATAGACAAAGAAAAAGGGCAAGAGTACCTGATAAAAGCCGTAGAGATACTAGAACACCAAGACTTGCACATATATGGTTTGTGCATAGGCGCCGAAACAGTAGGTGGTGAGAAGGGACATTTGCGTTATCTTGAAAAAATGGCAGTAGAACGACATTTGATGGATTTGATTCACTTTAGGCCATTTGTAGATGATGCTCCCAAGGCTTTTGCGGCATTAGACGTGTTTGTCATGGCGTCGCGCTCTGAGCCTTTTGGCATGGTAACGGTAGAGGCGATGGCGTCGGGCTTACCTGTGATTGGTACAGATGCTGGCGGTACTACCGAACTGCTCGACTATGGCAAAGCGGGTATCTTGATTCCCCCCGAAAACGAACAAGCCATGGCGGAAGCATTGAAAAAAATCTATCATGACCATCAATTACGTGAACAGCTCATTGAGATTGGTCGAAAACGTGCCAAAGAAAACTACTCCCACACAACACAATGTACCAAAATAGAAGCGTTGTTTGAGCATTTATAA
- a CDS encoding glycosyltransferase family 9 protein translates to MKKLPESIIISRTDNLGDVMLTLPMTGYIKSIAPTTKVYFLGKSYTRAVIESSKFVDQFIDKESVAQDSTILANLQAQAIVFAAPDKEVAKAAKQARIPLRVGTSHRWYHWLYCNQKVNFTRKQSELHEAQLNFKLFAPLGLLTNPTLEQIKQWYGLEPDPKATPDNDFIRWLSPDRFNLIIHPKSKGSAKEWGLANYTQLVEALPANKFQVLITGIKAEGDLIKQQAPDIFNFPHVHDLTGKLSLPELVALTSKANGFLAGSTGPLHIASAMGIHTLGIYPPIRPMHPGRWQPVGKQAHYLGLDKKCNDCRKSNVCACVRAISVDQVKQTIEGFLNH, encoded by the coding sequence TTGAAAAAGCTGCCCGAAAGTATTATCATTAGCCGTACCGATAACCTGGGAGACGTAATGCTTACGCTCCCTATGACAGGATATATCAAATCAATTGCTCCTACTACTAAAGTGTATTTTTTGGGTAAATCTTATACCCGTGCAGTCATCGAATCCAGTAAGTTTGTCGACCAGTTCATTGACAAAGAAAGCGTGGCACAAGATTCTACCATTCTGGCAAACTTACAGGCACAGGCCATTGTGTTTGCCGCTCCCGACAAAGAAGTAGCCAAAGCCGCCAAACAAGCCCGTATACCTCTAAGGGTTGGCACAAGTCATCGATGGTATCATTGGCTTTATTGCAACCAAAAAGTAAACTTTACCCGCAAGCAATCTGAGCTGCACGAAGCACAACTCAATTTTAAGCTGTTTGCTCCGCTAGGACTGCTTACTAACCCGACTCTGGAACAAATAAAGCAATGGTATGGGCTGGAACCTGACCCAAAGGCAACACCTGACAATGATTTTATTCGATGGCTTTCGCCTGATAGATTTAACCTGATCATTCACCCTAAGTCGAAGGGTAGCGCCAAAGAATGGGGGCTCGCTAATTATACACAATTGGTCGAGGCATTGCCTGCCAACAAGTTTCAGGTATTGATTACAGGTATCAAAGCTGAAGGTGACCTTATCAAACAACAAGCGCCCGATATTTTTAATTTTCCTCATGTACACGACCTTACTGGTAAGTTGAGCCTGCCTGAACTGGTAGCACTGACCAGCAAGGCCAATGGCTTTTTGGCAGGTAGTACTGGTCCTTTGCATATAGCCTCTGCCATGGGTATTCATACCTTGGGCATTTACCCTCCCATACGCCCTATGCACCCTGGCAGATGGCAACCGGTAGGCAAGCAGGCACATTACCTTGGGCTGGATAAAAAATGTAATGATTGTCGCAAAAGCAATGTTTGTGCTTGTGTCAGGGCTATTAGTGTCGATCAGGTAAAACAAACTATTGAAGGCTTTCTAAACCATTAA
- a CDS encoding glycosyltransferase family 4 protein yields the protein MLNVKLDLSTIDYAEITGIGVYIKNLSKQLLKQEQLCLTGAYKASRFRKTHFMRQHIPGIALEPYLPLKQFTWLKKCDVFHGPDFTIPALKKIKKVVTVHDMIVFQEGIVTPEFAAWGKARFDKMVYEGQPDHVITVSEFAKEEFLKYYPRFEGRVTSIYHGVDHLNTDDKGAIYDFPYFLSVGSLEKRKNVWQLVQAFEQIHEQYPDFRLVIVGGKGGNQEFAHELIDYMQNSPASAQILYLGFVDNLTLASLYKHAFSFVFPSAYEGFGIPILEAMQKRCPVITSNLGATLEVSGDAALHTNPYQPEAIAEAMTHLIDDETLRQSLIDQGQARYNDFTWQRCAAQTLDVYQQVANI from the coding sequence GTGCTGAACGTAAAACTAGATTTGTCTACAATAGACTATGCCGAGATTACTGGTATAGGGGTGTATATCAAAAACTTATCAAAGCAATTGCTCAAACAAGAGCAACTCTGCTTGACAGGAGCATACAAGGCTTCACGGTTTAGAAAAACCCATTTTATGCGTCAACATATTCCAGGCATAGCCCTTGAGCCTTACTTGCCGCTAAAACAGTTTACCTGGCTCAAAAAATGTGATGTTTTTCACGGTCCCGATTTTACAATACCTGCCCTCAAAAAAATAAAAAAGGTGGTAACAGTACACGACATGATTGTGTTTCAAGAGGGTATTGTGACGCCTGAATTTGCGGCTTGGGGCAAGGCAAGGTTTGACAAAATGGTGTACGAAGGCCAACCCGATCATGTAATTACTGTGTCGGAGTTTGCCAAAGAAGAGTTTCTAAAGTATTACCCCAGATTTGAAGGCAGGGTTACCAGCATTTATCATGGGGTAGATCATCTGAATACCGACGATAAGGGAGCAATTTATGACTTTCCTTATTTTTTGTCAGTGGGTAGCCTCGAAAAACGCAAAAATGTGTGGCAATTGGTACAGGCTTTTGAACAAATACACGAACAATACCCTGACTTTAGGTTGGTGATTGTGGGAGGCAAAGGAGGCAATCAGGAATTTGCCCATGAACTGATTGATTATATGCAAAACAGCCCGGCAAGTGCTCAAATTTTGTATTTAGGGTTTGTAGACAACCTTACTCTTGCCTCGTTGTACAAACACGCATTTAGTTTTGTGTTTCCGTCGGCATACGAGGGGTTTGGTATTCCTATACTAGAGGCCATGCAAAAGCGGTGTCCGGTGATTACCAGCAACTTGGGAGCTACATTGGAAGTAAGCGGTGACGCCGCCCTGCATACCAACCCTTACCAACCTGAAGCCATTGCCGAAGCAATGACCCATTTGATTGATGATGAAACCTTGCGCCAGTCGCTGATTGATCAGGGGCAAGCCCGTTACAATGACTTTACCTGGCAACGCTGTGCAGCCCAAACACTGGATGTATATCAGCAAGTGGCTAATATTTGA
- a CDS encoding sigma-70 family RNA polymerase sigma factor, whose product METTPQKYSEQEKENIFNLEFMPHIDAAYNYAFHLTLNEDNAKDLVQDTYLRAFRFIESFQKGTNAKAWLFRILKNNFINNFRKKVKEPAKVDYQEVESIYNSEDTELNVTADLRVEVLQSMIGDEIANALNALAVDFRTVIILCDIEGFTYEEMSKILDIPIGTVRSRLHRARNLLKEKLKDYAEKMGYEDKRKSKNNA is encoded by the coding sequence ATGGAAACAACACCTCAAAAATATTCGGAACAAGAAAAAGAAAATATATTTAATCTGGAGTTTATGCCTCATATTGATGCGGCGTACAACTACGCTTTTCATTTAACCTTAAATGAAGACAACGCCAAAGATCTTGTGCAAGATACCTATTTGCGTGCATTTCGTTTTATAGAATCTTTTCAGAAAGGAACTAATGCCAAAGCGTGGTTGTTCAGAATATTGAAAAATAACTTTATTAATAACTTCCGTAAAAAAGTAAAAGAACCTGCCAAAGTTGATTATCAGGAAGTTGAAAGTATCTACAACTCTGAAGATACCGAGCTCAATGTTACTGCAGATCTGCGGGTAGAAGTGCTCCAGAGTATGATAGGCGACGAAATAGCCAACGCGCTCAATGCGCTGGCAGTAGACTTTCGTACAGTAATTATTCTCTGCGATATAGAAGGATTTACTTATGAAGAAATGTCTAAAATACTGGATATTCCTATAGGTACGGTACGCTCCAGACTACACCGGGCTCGAAATCTTTTAAAAGAAAAATTAAAAGATTATGCCGAAAAAATGGGTTATGAGGACAAGCGCAAGTCAAAAAATAATGCTTAG
- a CDS encoding tetratricopeptide repeat protein: MDIRQYFRFLTIMLWFLAGTAMLYAQDTTTTPKTSQSNIKQLLTQGQQLLDSSPDQAKQLAQSALRIAYQKKDLPAQAKAHGLMGQALMAQTVHERALDHFLKQLSIYQQLNNWLGITHTYNYIALLYRRQLNTSKTHQYSDLALDLAEKFGFKEEIALAYNNIGVAYFYTKDYDKALQYFGNSIQHREELQLTKGLVASYNNMGLVFARMKKYAEALKWYEKSLIINQKDAEIKHMKAATLDNMGDLLAEKGQPTKAKALYDRALKIAQDAGANMRIIETYESLYALAAKQKKHKEALEYHLLYTRLRDSLMSVNASVQIAALQHQFEMVTERKERVLLEKDLDLKKATIRRHKIISYSTIIGLGLMLLLAFVLYRSSRKDRKARKLMGQQSAEINEVNRLLVRSREKLLTKTEMLTLRNQQVTNSIRAAKLIQSAILPFDKRMQDILGEHFLLYLPKDIVSGDFYWMYQIGKVRYVAVADCTGHGVAGSLMSMLGYALLNEIVNKKISNPALMLEELNTMLTASLRQEVTKNQAGMDIILCKITDIEENEETCPRFKVIYAGSRRPLYYTQGDKLIKVKSDKQFIGGYFSHYAPRPFKENEVILAKGEQLYLTSDGFADTPNRARESFSSRRLFKLIESNVHLSLSDQKEVLEHTLETYQKGAEQRDDITILGFKL; the protein is encoded by the coding sequence ATGGACATCAGGCAATACTTCAGGTTTTTAACCATTATGCTATGGTTTTTGGCAGGAACTGCGATGTTATATGCCCAAGATACTACCACAACCCCCAAAACCTCTCAATCAAACATAAAACAACTGCTTACCCAAGGACAACAATTGCTGGACAGTAGCCCTGACCAAGCCAAGCAACTCGCTCAAAGTGCGCTACGCATTGCTTATCAAAAAAAAGACCTTCCAGCACAAGCTAAAGCCCATGGGCTAATGGGGCAAGCATTGATGGCACAAACAGTGCACGAGCGCGCACTGGATCACTTCCTCAAACAATTGAGCATTTATCAACAACTTAACAACTGGCTGGGCATAACCCATACCTACAACTACATTGCCCTGTTGTATCGCCGGCAACTAAATACGTCCAAAACTCATCAATACTCTGACCTGGCACTTGACCTGGCCGAAAAATTTGGCTTCAAAGAAGAAATTGCCTTGGCTTATAACAACATTGGGGTAGCGTATTTTTATACCAAAGACTATGACAAAGCCTTGCAGTATTTTGGCAACTCTATACAACACAGAGAAGAGCTTCAACTTACCAAAGGGTTGGTGGCTTCTTACAATAATATGGGGCTGGTGTTTGCAAGAATGAAAAAGTATGCAGAAGCCTTGAAATGGTATGAAAAATCGCTCATCATCAACCAAAAAGATGCTGAGATAAAACACATGAAAGCAGCTACCTTAGACAATATGGGCGACTTACTGGCAGAAAAGGGACAACCTACTAAAGCAAAGGCTTTGTACGATAGGGCGCTAAAAATAGCGCAAGATGCTGGAGCAAATATGCGTATTATAGAAACTTACGAAAGTTTGTATGCGCTGGCTGCCAAACAAAAAAAACACAAAGAAGCGCTTGAATATCATTTGTTATACACCAGGCTCCGCGACAGTTTGATGAGTGTAAATGCGAGTGTACAAATAGCGGCACTACAGCACCAGTTTGAAATGGTAACCGAAAGAAAAGAACGGGTGTTGCTCGAGAAAGACCTAGACTTAAAAAAAGCGACTATTCGTCGACATAAAATTATTTCTTATAGTACTATCATTGGGTTGGGACTAATGCTTTTACTGGCTTTTGTGCTTTACCGCAGTAGTCGCAAAGATCGAAAGGCACGAAAACTGATGGGGCAACAGTCGGCAGAAATCAATGAAGTTAACCGTTTACTGGTACGTAGCCGGGAAAAACTACTCACCAAAACCGAAATGTTGACACTGCGTAACCAACAAGTAACCAATAGTATAAGGGCGGCAAAGTTGATTCAGTCGGCCATATTGCCTTTTGACAAGAGGATGCAAGACATATTGGGTGAGCACTTTTTGTTATACCTGCCTAAAGACATTGTTTCGGGCGATTTTTATTGGATGTATCAAATAGGCAAGGTGCGTTATGTGGCTGTAGCCGATTGCACAGGACACGGGGTAGCGGGATCTTTGATGTCTATGTTGGGCTACGCCTTGCTCAACGAAATAGTCAATAAAAAGATAAGTAACCCTGCCTTGATGCTGGAAGAACTCAATACTATGCTCACAGCTTCTTTGCGGCAAGAAGTCACTAAAAATCAAGCGGGCATGGACATTATTCTCTGTAAAATAACCGATATAGAGGAAAACGAAGAAACTTGCCCTCGCTTTAAAGTAATTTATGCAGGGTCGCGTAGACCATTGTATTATACTCAAGGAGACAAATTGATAAAAGTAAAGAGCGATAAACAGTTTATTGGGGGGTATTTCTCTCACTACGCCCCCCGTCCATTTAAAGAAAATGAAGTGATTCTTGCCAAAGGGGAGCAGCTTTACCTCACTTCTGATGGTTTTGCCGACACGCCCAACCGCGCACGTGAGTCTTTTAGTAGTCGTCGCTTGTTTAAGCTCATTGAAAGTAATGTCCACCTGTCTCTTTCCGACCAAAAAGAGGTGCTGGAGCATACGCTAGAAACGTATCAAAAAGGTGCTGAACAACGCGATGACATTACTATTTTGGGTTTTAAACTCTAG
- a CDS encoding M28 family peptidase produces MRKLIIMMGLGVLSATGWAQKDVSAVKFAQTITQEDLSRHLHIVAADSMEGRRTGTRGQKKAAKYIASHFKKLGLQAPVKTSAGMSYFQKFAMKSTKWKDVSVEANGKKYQFLRDVFAIGISTQKSPFTCQAVYAGEGTAQEMKQANVPGKGVVFFAKNHAEAMKKGEVALNLGAKALFVLRANTQADFKELVNFNAYYLKRWVGPHLSKPDETSKMVFYVSPALATALLNTDEATLIGKKLPIGTSGKAITAKATQQQKITLKSENVLGLLEGTDKKDEILVISAHYDHIGLGSNGKINNGADDDGSGTVAVMELAEAFAKAKQAGKGPRRSILFITVAGEEIGLYGSQFYTDVDPVFPLKNTVANLNIDMIGRIDTRYKTDPDYIYLIGADKLSTELHQLSEVANKTYTRLKLDYTYNDKNDPNRFYYRSDHYNFAKNRIPVIFYFNGTHVDYHRPTDTVDKIHFPKMEKITRLIFHTAWKVANRDKRLVVDK; encoded by the coding sequence ATGAGAAAACTAATAATAATGATGGGGCTGGGGGTGCTTTCAGCCACTGGATGGGCACAAAAAGATGTCTCCGCAGTAAAGTTTGCCCAAACCATTACTCAAGAAGACTTATCGCGGCACTTGCACATAGTGGCTGCCGATAGCATGGAAGGGCGACGTACTGGAACCCGTGGGCAAAAAAAAGCCGCCAAATACATTGCCAGCCACTTTAAAAAACTAGGATTACAAGCTCCGGTAAAAACGTCTGCTGGGATGAGTTACTTCCAGAAGTTTGCCATGAAAAGTACCAAATGGAAAGATGTGTCGGTAGAAGCCAACGGTAAAAAATACCAGTTTCTTCGAGATGTGTTTGCCATAGGTATATCAACCCAAAAAAGCCCGTTTACCTGCCAGGCGGTGTATGCTGGTGAGGGCACAGCTCAAGAAATGAAACAAGCCAATGTGCCAGGCAAAGGAGTGGTGTTTTTTGCTAAAAACCATGCAGAAGCTATGAAAAAGGGAGAGGTAGCGCTCAACTTAGGGGCAAAAGCATTGTTTGTACTACGTGCCAATACTCAAGCCGATTTTAAGGAGTTGGTAAACTTCAATGCCTATTACCTCAAACGTTGGGTAGGGCCTCACTTGAGTAAACCTGATGAAACTAGCAAAATGGTGTTTTATGTATCGCCTGCTTTAGCCACTGCTTTGCTCAACACCGACGAAGCAACCCTGATTGGTAAAAAGCTACCTATAGGCACATCGGGCAAAGCAATCACGGCCAAAGCTACACAACAACAAAAAATAACGCTCAAGTCAGAGAATGTATTGGGTTTGCTGGAAGGTACTGATAAGAAAGATGAAATATTGGTAATTTCGGCACATTATGACCATATAGGCCTGGGTAGTAATGGCAAAATAAACAATGGCGCAGACGACGATGGTTCGGGCACCGTGGCTGTAATGGAGCTTGCCGAAGCATTTGCCAAAGCAAAACAAGCAGGAAAAGGCCCACGTCGCAGCATTTTGTTTATTACGGTGGCAGGTGAAGAAATAGGGTTGTATGGTTCTCAGTTTTATACTGATGTAGACCCGGTATTTCCGCTAAAAAATACGGTAGCCAATCTAAACATTGACATGATAGGGCGTATTGACACCCGCTACAAAACCGACCCTGACTATATTTATTTGATAGGCGCCGATAAACTATCTACTGAACTACATCAGCTGAGTGAAGTAGCTAACAAAACATACACCCGCCTGAAACTAGACTACACCTACAATGACAAGAACGACCCCAATCGTTTTTACTACCGCTCAGACCATTACAACTTTGCCAAAAACCGTATTCCTGTAATTTTTTATTTCAACGGTACCCATGTCGACTACCACCGCCCTACTGATACTGTAGACAAAATTCATTTTCCTAAGATGGAAAAAATTACCCGATTGATTTTTCATACTGCATGGAAGGTGGCCAACCGTGATAAACGCCTGGTAGTAGATAAATAA
- a CDS encoding FkbM family methyltransferase, producing the protein MKKYVNLIRFTKNWPNYFYAKYLDKKQEPIHFVGKNNVQLEVPREIIAIFKEIYMEDLYRLSFLKEHLPKDPKIVDIGANVGFFATFMADHFPQSSIYAFEPLLTNFTQLKQNCALNPDRQMVAKNQAVSGKPGSITLYYNPDKTLTPLASTSASFDNKNVQKTEVEAVTVEQIMDEYNLDKIDLLKLDCEGAEYDILYNMPTHLFDKIGMMTMEVHNGDVPRENLNDLKKFLTELGYQIRTRGDDFVWAWRA; encoded by the coding sequence ATGAAGAAGTATGTCAATTTGATTAGGTTTACTAAAAACTGGCCTAATTATTTTTATGCTAAATACTTAGACAAAAAACAGGAGCCTATTCATTTTGTGGGAAAAAACAATGTACAGCTGGAAGTGCCCCGCGAAATTATTGCCATTTTTAAGGAAATATATATGGAAGATTTGTACCGCTTATCTTTCTTGAAAGAACACCTACCCAAAGACCCTAAAATTGTAGATATTGGGGCAAACGTGGGCTTTTTTGCTACTTTTATGGCAGATCATTTTCCCCAGTCAAGCATCTATGCTTTTGAGCCTTTACTTACCAATTTTACCCAACTTAAGCAAAACTGTGCGCTGAACCCAGACCGACAAATGGTGGCTAAAAACCAAGCCGTTTCGGGCAAACCAGGGTCTATCACTTTGTACTACAACCCCGACAAAACACTTACGCCCTTAGCGTCTACCTCAGCATCTTTTGATAACAAAAATGTGCAAAAAACAGAAGTAGAGGCAGTGACAGTAGAACAAATCATGGATGAGTACAACTTAGACAAGATTGATTTACTTAAACTGGATTGCGAAGGAGCAGAGTACGATATTTTGTATAACATGCCCACCCATTTATTTGACAAAATAGGAATGATGACAATGGAGGTGCACAATGGTGATGTACCTCGTGAAAACTTAAATGATTTGAAAAAGTTTTTAACCGAGTTGGGCTACCAAATTCGCACCAGAGGCGATGATTTTGTGTGGGCTTGGCGTGCATAA
- a CDS encoding glycosyltransferase family 9 protein translates to MSITKNKKQKILIIRFSAIGDIVWTSPVVRVLKQQLPNAEIHFCTKYVYREMVIANPYIDQLHFLKDSLSELVSDLKKEKFDIIIDLHKNVRTRLMRLQLRRKTYSYHKFTLRRWLFVKFKVKTMPNLHVADRYLQTIQPLGVQYDGKGLDFFIPKEQEVDIQQFLPATHHKGYVAFVIGASQFTKILPLNRMLELCEKINRPLVLIGGKEDQITGDKIVAHFANKPAGNLAIFNACNQLSISQSASIVKQAELVFGQDTGLTHIAAAFQKQIYAVYGGTSTLGFYPYDTPHVILENNDLNCRPCSKSGKSHCPKGHFKCMQDIKFNFELPEVYTSDPK, encoded by the coding sequence ATGAGTATTACAAAAAATAAGAAACAAAAAATATTAATCATCAGGTTTTCAGCAATTGGTGATATTGTGTGGACATCACCTGTGGTGCGTGTACTCAAACAACAACTTCCTAATGCTGAAATACACTTCTGTACCAAGTATGTGTATAGAGAAATGGTGATAGCTAACCCCTATATAGACCAACTACATTTTTTAAAAGATAGCCTCAGTGAGCTGGTGTCTGACCTCAAAAAAGAAAAGTTTGATATCATCATCGACTTACACAAAAATGTGCGCACACGTTTAATGCGTCTGCAACTTCGACGTAAAACCTATAGTTATCATAAATTCACCTTACGCCGTTGGTTATTTGTAAAATTTAAGGTAAAAACAATGCCCAACTTGCATGTGGCAGATCGTTATTTGCAAACCATTCAACCATTGGGTGTACAGTATGACGGCAAAGGATTAGATTTTTTTATACCTAAAGAGCAAGAAGTTGATATTCAACAATTTTTGCCTGCCACCCACCACAAAGGATATGTGGCTTTTGTGATTGGCGCCAGCCAGTTTACCAAAATATTACCCTTAAACCGCATGCTGGAATTATGCGAAAAAATTAACCGCCCTTTGGTACTTATTGGAGGCAAAGAAGATCAAATAACCGGAGATAAAATAGTTGCTCATTTTGCCAATAAACCTGCTGGTAACCTGGCTATATTTAATGCCTGTAATCAACTAAGCATTAGTCAGTCGGCTTCTATAGTAAAACAAGCTGAACTTGTTTTTGGGCAAGACACTGGGCTTACCCATATCGCAGCCGCTTTTCAAAAACAAATTTATGCCGTTTATGGTGGAACCTCTACCTTGGGGTTTTACCCGTATGACACCCCTCATGTTATTTTAGAAAACAATGATCTCAATTGCCGCCCTTGCTCAAAATCTGGCAAAAGCCATTGCCCCAAGGGACACTTTAAATGTATGCAAGACATTAAATTTAACTTTGAATTGCCTGAGGTGTATACCTCTGACCCTAAATAA
- a CDS encoding glycosyltransferase family 17 protein — translation MVYDCFVFFNELDLLEIRLNELNDVVDKFVLVEATRTFQKKEKPLHFEQNKARFAPFLDKIIHIVVDQYPGFFAKFRVPTTWDYENYQREQIKQGLVNCQPNDVVIISDIDEIPHPAKVAAYKDTSGIKVFEQRLFFYYLNGLCTYYDTGDKPRIAQPNKNGLGYWRGTVMCHYKALKTVKKARLWREFENAHTTVIEDGGWHFSYLGGTQKIIQKLEAYAHAEFNASYYKDEKRVEEIISKGKDLFDTNTSFKFIDLDDTMPQYIQSNPNKYPHLIKK, via the coding sequence ATGGTTTATGATTGTTTTGTGTTTTTCAATGAACTAGATTTGTTGGAAATCAGGCTGAATGAGTTGAATGATGTTGTAGATAAATTTGTATTGGTAGAAGCCACACGAACTTTTCAGAAAAAAGAAAAACCATTGCATTTTGAGCAAAATAAAGCGCGTTTTGCGCCTTTTTTAGATAAAATTATTCACATTGTGGTGGATCAATACCCTGGTTTTTTTGCCAAATTCAGGGTGCCTACCACTTGGGACTACGAAAACTACCAACGAGAACAAATCAAGCAAGGCTTGGTCAATTGCCAACCCAACGATGTGGTCATTATATCTGACATAGATGAAATACCTCATCCGGCAAAAGTAGCCGCTTATAAAGACACATCAGGTATTAAAGTATTTGAGCAAAGGCTGTTTTTTTATTACCTCAACGGCTTATGTACCTATTACGATACAGGTGACAAACCCCGAATAGCTCAGCCCAACAAAAATGGCTTAGGTTACTGGCGAGGCACAGTGATGTGTCATTACAAAGCGTTGAAAACAGTGAAGAAAGCTCGCTTGTGGCGTGAATTTGAAAACGCCCACACTACAGTAATAGAGGATGGGGGTTGGCACTTTAGCTATTTGGGAGGCACCCAAAAAATCATTCAAAAACTAGAAGCTTATGCCCACGCCGAATTTAACGCCAGTTATTATAAAGATGAAAAAAGGGTAGAAGAGATTATATCTAAAGGCAAAGATTTGTTTGACACCAACACCTCGTTTAAATTTATTGATTTAGATGATACAATGCCCCAGTACATTCAAAGCAACCCCAATAAATACCCACATTTGATCAAAAAATAA